TGTATAGTTCCTGGGAAAAAATTTTGCTAAAGTTGGACAATTTAGAGTAAGCGAGAGGAAATCATCAGACACACAGACAAACAGTTCACACTAGATATCTAATATGACGTCAATGTACATCTATAAATATATCACATCGTTTCTTAAAATATCTACATCTAATTTTAGGTCCTAAATTTCAAATAAACGTAATGTTATTCTGTTATTagcattattttttgtatacataatgtaAGGGTATTgtggtattaaaatataaaaataaaggtaagGGTGATAAAAGAGAAAATccgtttttataaaagaaatgagACAATAACGAGCTGGGTACGATTTCAAGCCTGTTAAAATCCATTGACGTCTGAGCTTCTTCTATTCAAGCTTGTCAGTGTCATATTTATGAAAGTCGCTTCATTTCTTTTCCACATTCATTCTTCGTTCCACATAAACCAGAGGTTACacgaatataaaaacaaaataactgcaTTTCTTTACGTATTTATAAACATCAAATGAAGTTATCCTCGGTTTTGATTTCTGTGCTTTGCATTTTATACTGCCATAGTGGTATCGTGTTAATGAAAGAAAGTAAAGGTCACACGGATAATTGTGAACAGAGTAATTTGGAAAGAGAGGTGAAACAACCACTGGAGAATAGTATTGTAATGCTAcagctatttttaaatattcaaagacTTAATTGACCGTATTAGAGGATCTAGGTTACAACAAAAGCTCTGGTTATATTTGATTATCAGAACACAGGATCAATAGCACAGACATAGACACGAGTAATATCAGAGCTAGTTTCTAGCCTCATACTACCAAAGACCTTGTCTAAGTCATTGTGGTACTTTAATCTTTGCCTCTAACGGTTTTGAAAGccaagttttaaatataagaaatattaaatagagAAACATTTTGGGCCTTGTGCCAAAAGTTGCAATGTACCGATTTCATAAAAGGTTTGGTCATAGTATTAACATATTTCAAAGATTGCGCTCACACCCTGTAGGAGACGTAAATGTTTAACTTGatgaaaacaaaagtaaaaaaatgtaaataacacagCATAAAGGTGGTacctaaaaaaacaatttattttatatacctaTCTGGTTAAAATTATGTACAGAATGTATATAAGTGCCAATAAGaaggaaatattataaaatactcactcatttattttgaataattctcTACAATGGTGAATTTCGTCAATCTCGGAACATCCACTGGTgcttatttagtaatttactttataaagtccTTATAAATGATTATGTATTCAGGTTTTGTAATTGAAAGCACTGATTTAGTGGAAAGAAGTAACTAATTCTTTTCCGATATCATCTACAAAGAGAAAAGCTGAGTAAATGTTTGCGTGCCAAGTtatccaatcaaaaagtatcaaataacaaagaaatatgaacatgaaTACCCAAATATACTTGTGTACAGTTGGTCTCTCTGACACTTATGAAGTTATAGCTACCTCTATGAAGGTAACACTGTAAAATGCAACGTACTGAGGACAATAGGGACCGGTACAAGACATTTTGTCTAAAACCGATGAAGGCATTAGATATCGATCGTTTTATAACAGTTACCGTAAATCTCaagaattactttaaaaaaccaAACAGAAATCTAAAACTGCTAAGAGCTTGAGGAAGGATTAAAAAACAGGGACAGTCAGGCTGTATCTTTCTATAGAGCAGTGGACTGATAAAAAGGTGTTTGTTTTTGACATCCTCGTTttctaaatgtttacatttttaaacgtaaaaccTCAGTAGATAAAGGaggcttttttgtaaataaaagccTATACAGTAGTATCTGAGAAATGATGATGTTTTCAGTTACAGCTCACTGGACATCTATTCCCTTTGTAAGCTTCCAGTACAAGTACCACAGTTAACATGCATAAGACAGAGGTATCATATGACAAGAGTGAGGAATACCCTGGGGTTACTGATACAAATAACAATGCTATCAGATACATTTAACTGGACATCTATTCTATTTGCAAGTTTCCAGTACAAGAACCACCTTTAAGATGCATAAGACAGAAGTGTCATATGACAAGACTGAGGTTTTATATACACTCATCATTGCGTgatcattttaaagatttatcttttTTCGTGCCtaacaatgataaaaaatattgtccgttataattgtgaaaatatcaaaatcttatgctcttcaatattatttattatgtttgtataaaGCAAAGTTAATATCACTGGACACATGGCCTAAGTGCCGTACCGTGATGGATGAAACGAGATGCTACCATTGGTAGCAATACTCAATGCTACCAAATTACGTCACTATTCAAGCTGAACTAATAACTTCATTAACGGTGAACTCACCTAATTCCCTCGCTCGTCTATTTATCCAGGAGCATGAATTATACGTTCTGCTGGTGCTCAGATGTATGTATGTGCTGATCCGTTCATGTCGACTCAGCGCCGATAAAATAACACTTAGCTAAAGATAATTTACGGAATTTATTATAATGCTCTATTAATATACGAccttatatgtaaattaatagtaaaagatatttttatgattatttcgtcattgtaatttttaaacattaaaatctaataataagcATACACCAAAAATGAGTAGGCTTCCCCAATAAGAATACATAATcgtttttaaaactttcagttttcatattaaatcctttttttattaaaaattaattaaaataacacgaATGATGAAATTAATATGAGAAATGTGAAGAAAGATCGTAAACATATTACGAACTGTATACAGTTAAGACATAATGGAAGTTTTGacttcaatatcaataaaaatttgagTAAACACTTTGAGGTTTATGCATTTTAGGTGTTCAATTTGTAGCAGCAACCTTAAATCTAGTTGTGGTTGTATTCTGTGGTATAAATGCTTATTGTCACTATGACAATGCTACAATGTTGGCCTGTCAATCGAATCCAAACGTCCTTTTAATGATTCAGGaatgtttacttaatattaattagctTATCAATGATGTTTCagtcttaaatataaaacatgtgtatttcaaattaagtatattgaacattaaaattctaaaagtttTTGAGCGTaattacaaacaagttttattcTGCTTTATCCTTAAACGTACAGATAGTCCTATTGCAATACCTGGGCGTTGtatgtcattaaataaatattattggattTTAATGTATGGCATTAAAAAGTCACGTGTTTGTATTTTACTTTCTACTGTCACTTAAACATCAAATAACacctttaagaataattttttcaattaaagtgTCGTTAGAAAGGGcagtgtttaattatttgatttgcCTTTCTCTGCCGGAACAATTACTACTAATTGTTTAAATTGTCATAATAGCCctgtcattatttaaaattattgctcagttgttttaatgatttttttactattgaaatttttagttctataaccttatgttaacaattattattgtgaATAAATAAAGCAGTATACTGATTACTCCTGATTTGATTTAAAAAGAGTTTTGCTTCCAtcgaaataaatagttttaaacattattttgtttcggttatgtaaatatatttttatgaatcgTTTTAACCCAACATGATTAAATGATGTATCGAAAAGATCCGTATACTTCTCTGTAAACAATAAGAatcatattaatttatagtttccaattatttattaatatgtccGGAATGTTATGGAATCGATTTCATACGTAAAATAGAATGGCTGTCTTTGATTCACCACGCGTAAGTCATTCATTTGAGATGAGTAATTAATATTGTCGATTTATACTGTTATAAGAATGTAGCTGTGCATTTGAATGTTATTTAAGGAGTGAGCGAGGCACTACACTTCATAATGTGATAAGTGCTTGTTGGAGGCGATGTGAAGatgttcattttcaaaatttcctgagcaccagaaataaattttaacttaagatAACAGTTATGAAGCGGCAAGATAACAGTATTTTCATCTCAGTAAAATTtggttatgtaataaaaaaataacagtactAAAATATCAGTTTACTTGAATTAGAACTTTTGAATTAACACGATTCCACCTCACACATATTGGCTTGCAATGATTACGAAGAGAAGTGAGCTTACCAGTTTTATTACCAGTTTTTAGTGACCTTACCAGTGTCGATTATTAATAACATGTTGTTAGATAGGGATGAGCGATTACTGATTACTTTCCACCTCCGTATTACGCGGGAGACGGCAGAGTGACATGTCCTTCATCAGCGCTACCGTTCCTGTATTATTAGCAGACAAATTTCTAGCGTCACACTACACGTCTATTTTTCCATCAAGGTTTTCTCATTTATCATCGTAATTGCGTAGAGTGATGTATCATTTATGAAATGTGGGCAAGTGTATCAGACCTTACAATGATGTAAGAGATGTTTAAAACCCATCAACATCACCACTACCGTTACTGTAATAGTAGCCAATCTGTTACCAAAATTTAGTAGAGTAATGGCACCTATGTGATCTGGCCATTACTCATCTTATAATGGTGTAGGGTAAAGTTATGAATTTCTTACAAGAGGTTTTCTAATCTTGATCTTCTATCgtaagttttatacatatttatctctctgtgtgtgtatgtatacatatgtatgttaacaatattaaaaaggtcCCATACGGGTTTAAtcattcccgaacgattacaggtaaaccAAAAAatttggtacatcattactgcgcttataaatctactttttgagtAACTACCATTTTTGGTCATGTCAGGGAGATGGCCCACAAGGAGtgagaaggaaatcttaaattagagcataagTCGGGTATTGCATCATATTGAAGGTCTCTTTTAGTagatattttattcttttggtGTAGCGCACTAACCGGGAATGTGAGAGATGGGATCGATCGGGTTCACATCCCGGTGAAGTTTATATTCTAGCCGTGCTGCAACGTTACCTGTGCAATTGGTATAAACTAGTTTGACAAGTCTAATACAGTGAactattttattatctataattgTCAATTAATGTGAAgataaaatctgtaaatgttaACTTAATAACCATAGCAGTTTTATCAAAACTACAACACACAATCTATGGCGAGGATGCTCATACGTCCACTAACACTGACCCTCCACTGTGGGAGAGCGTTAGGAGATTTAATTCGTAACAAATTTACTTCATAGTTGGTATGGACGATATTTGCACCATTAAGAAATCAGATTGTTTTTGATTACattggtgcatgtcattccagtGTATTTCcaacttattttaatattgttgagtGTTCGTAGCATtagtatattgtaataatatacagtAGTGAAACTAGTGAAAAAGCGGGACTCGACGCTCGGTAGCGAATGGCTCGTGCATTTCCTCCCCACTCCTTATTGGTGAAACTGCTCTGGCCTGACTTCACTTGCCGTTTACATCTGACCAGTCATGTCTTTCTTTTGTTTTTGAAGTGCACCTTGTGAAGGAGTAAGCCATATAGTAACttagtctttgatatctgcattagtACTGATGAAGCACTCCAAAGATAATATTTGccaaaatgtacagttaaacGTATATGTTTacttcaaatttcaattttattacctGATAATCTATCTCTGTACTCAACAGTGattacttaaaagtttaaaatgtgttacttttaaacttactctatttcttgaagcaataaatatttttttcaataaagtggTTACATTAATGAAGTAAACAAATTATGATTCTGTTACCATATTTTACAGGTTTTGTCCTTTTTCccatattttttcttattttattttattttatttgcaacggatcaaccattacaaaagcgagcataataatttataatcatagTAAGTTAGCAACAATTACTAACACAAAACTAAATCCAGGCAATAAGGCACTTATGGGTATGACCCCCTAAAGGAACCATCAAAAACCAAACACGAGCACAGGTGTGCGTGCGCGTCCGCGTTTGTGCGCGtttgtgttttgaaatttatagttGAATGGTCAAGCACTGAGAATCACATAGAGCTCTCTTGAAGTAAGGCCAAGGAAGCGCAGAAAAAGTCCATGTGTTCTGGTAGCAAGCATCCAAGTCTCTACATCCTAATCACAGGACTGTTGGCTGCATAGGAAGTTGTCACCGAAGTTCTTGCAAAAAGGACTCTAGATCTTGTGCCAGtgggaatttggaaatttattttctgtagcagGTCTGGGCAATCGATGATTCCGTTAACCAGCTTGTACAAGAAGTGAACGTCATGGATGGAGCGTCTTGTTTCAAGTGAAGGTAAGTTAAGATAAGACGAAATCTCTTGTTCTGAGACATCCAGATACCTAAATCCAAGGCGCACTCCCGCAAGTCTCAGGAACCTCATCTGCACCATCTCAATGCTATCCCTCAAGTACAACTGGTGAGGGGACCACACCACGCAACAATATTCAAGGTGTGGTCTTATCAAGCAGCAATACAGCGTCCTCAAGACGCGCAGGTCGGAGAAAGGCTTAGTAACTCTGAAGAGAAGACCAAGAATTTTGAGGGCTATGCTGCATGTGGTCATAACGTGTTGCTCCCAACTTAGATTGGTGGTAAATATAACACCAAGATCCTTGGTTTCACTAACCCTGACCAATGGTGTATCCGTGATTGAATAATCAAATATGATTGGGTTCATGGTGCGATAAAAAGTAATAGAGGTGCATTTGCTGATATTGAAAGACATTTTGTTCGTACTTGTATTTATCTTATTTCTTCTGTGAACTTTCACTAAATTGTTATTCCGTTATTCAGGACATAGACGAATCGAAATAATCAGAGTTATAATCGGTTCAGCCATTCGTAAGTTATAAATTGTGAGTAACCCGATTTTGACTAGCTGATATGGAAAACTTGATATAAGTTAACttctatttttgttatgtttaaattacCAACGGGATTTTTAACCAAATTTCATAGACATTTTCTTATTAGAATCATCCTCGCGACATTTCATTTTTGCCACTTATGAGTCCCAGAACCCAAAATCATCCTCCATTCgaagtgttttaatatgtttatgtaGGTTTATGCACTAACGCGGGTTGTAAATATGGACat
This Homalodisca vitripennis isolate AUS2020 chromosome 3, UT_GWSS_2.1, whole genome shotgun sequence DNA region includes the following protein-coding sequences:
- the LOC124358227 gene encoding uncharacterized protein LOC124358227 gives rise to the protein MNPIIFDYSITDTPLVRVSETKDLGVIFTTNLSWEQHVMTTCSIALKILGLLFRVTKPFSDLRVLRTLYCCLIRPHLEYCCVVWSPHQLYLRDSIEMVQMRFLRLAGVRLGFRYLDVSEQEISSYLNLPSLETRRSIHDVHFLYKLVNGIIDCPDLLQKINFQIPTGTRSRVLFARTSVTTSYAANSPVIRM